One region of Candidatus Deferrimicrobium sp. genomic DNA includes:
- a CDS encoding LysM domain-containing protein, whose product MKRASVNMGAFAVVCMLLLLPIGAFAQEEPAESASSSEGIVYTVVVGDTLWDLSAKYLGSPWKWTEIWERNRFITNPHYIYPGIEVVIVPPGPREIALGQEPAPDSGPAETVSAPPSVEAVKPPVPPVAPPRVPYLDIKPEDFVRAGEFLKEAPKGIGNIQGGKEPRVGFVEGDMVYLSLRKEIPSGQLLGVYRVRGPIHSPGKRSVSGYVKYLIGVIQAVPKVDGQATARVRQSFEDLTRADLISEEIPAYTPVRIDPGADGVPCSVITGRLWNKELAQGDFIYLDQGASAGVAVGNVFRVFVPTGVEAGAEASSTPGKVLFEVARAVVVRVSP is encoded by the coding sequence ATGAAGCGTGCGTCGGTGAACATGGGGGCGTTCGCGGTGGTGTGCATGCTGCTCCTCCTCCCGATCGGTGCGTTCGCTCAGGAGGAGCCGGCGGAATCGGCGAGTTCGTCCGAGGGGATCGTCTACACGGTGGTCGTTGGAGACACCCTCTGGGATCTTTCCGCGAAATACCTCGGGTCCCCGTGGAAATGGACGGAAATTTGGGAACGGAACCGCTTCATCACCAATCCGCACTACATCTATCCGGGCATCGAGGTGGTGATCGTCCCGCCGGGCCCGAGGGAGATCGCGCTCGGGCAGGAGCCGGCACCCGACTCCGGACCCGCCGAAACGGTCTCGGCCCCTCCATCCGTGGAAGCGGTCAAGCCCCCGGTGCCGCCCGTTGCCCCTCCCCGCGTGCCATACCTCGACATCAAGCCGGAGGATTTCGTCCGAGCCGGGGAGTTTTTGAAAGAGGCGCCGAAGGGAATCGGAAACATCCAGGGGGGGAAGGAGCCGAGGGTCGGATTCGTCGAAGGCGACATGGTCTACCTCTCGCTCCGGAAGGAGATCCCGTCGGGCCAACTCTTGGGCGTCTATCGGGTCCGGGGACCGATCCATAGTCCAGGGAAACGTTCGGTTTCCGGATATGTGAAATACCTGATCGGGGTGATCCAGGCCGTGCCGAAGGTTGACGGGCAGGCGACCGCGAGAGTCCGGCAATCGTTCGAGGATCTCACGCGCGCCGACCTGATCTCGGAGGAGATCCCGGCATACACGCCGGTGCGGATCGATCCGGGAGCGGACGGCGTCCCGTGCTCGGTGATCACCGGGCGCCTCTGGAACAAGGAACTTGCGCAGGGCGATTTCATCTACCTTGACCAGGGCGCATCCGCGGGCGTGGCGGTGGGGAACGTTTTCCGCGTGTTCGTCCCGACCGGTGTGGAGGCAGGGGCGGAAGCGTCCTCCACTCCAGGCAAGGTTCTGTTCGAGGTGGCGAGGGCGGTCGTGGTCCGCGTGTCGCCGG
- a CDS encoding TlyA family RNA methyltransferase encodes MSDSQRPGAGARRRLDAELVWRGIAETRAKAQGLILAGRVLLAGVVCTKCGSPVKGGADVALLPAPRPFASRGGGKLSGALDDFGIDPTGRVALDVGASTGGFTDCLLRGGASRVYAVDVGERLLDDRLLRDPRVVSLENVNFRHATGDLLPEKVTLAVVDVSFISLRHILPVLPRFLVSGAEVLPLVKPQFEVGKGRIGKGGVVRDEALRREAVDGIAAFARESGYEVLGEAASRVPGPKGNREVFLHLRWRG; translated from the coding sequence TTGTCTGATTCGCAGCGCCCTGGAGCCGGCGCGCGCCGCCGGCTCGACGCCGAGCTCGTCTGGCGGGGGATCGCGGAGACCCGCGCGAAGGCGCAAGGGTTGATCCTCGCCGGGAGGGTTCTCCTCGCCGGGGTCGTCTGCACGAAGTGCGGGTCACCCGTGAAGGGGGGCGCGGATGTCGCGCTCCTGCCGGCCCCCCGTCCGTTCGCCTCGCGGGGGGGCGGCAAGCTCTCCGGCGCGCTCGACGATTTCGGGATCGATCCGACGGGACGCGTGGCGCTCGATGTGGGCGCATCGACGGGCGGCTTCACCGATTGCCTGCTCCGGGGCGGCGCCTCCCGGGTCTACGCGGTCGACGTCGGGGAACGTCTGCTCGACGACCGGCTGCTGCGCGACCCGCGCGTCGTCTCCCTCGAAAACGTGAATTTCCGCCACGCTACCGGGGATCTGTTGCCGGAAAAGGTGACACTTGCGGTCGTCGACGTCTCCTTTATTTCCCTGCGGCACATTCTCCCGGTTCTTCCCCGGTTCCTCGTCTCCGGGGCCGAGGTGCTTCCTCTCGTGAAACCGCAATTCGAGGTGGGGAAAGGCCGCATCGGCAAGGGAGGCGTCGTCCGGGACGAGGCGCTTCGCCGGGAGGCGGTGGACGGGATCGCGGCGTTCGCTCGTGAATCCGGATACGAAGTGCTCGGCGAGGCGGCCAGTCGCGTTCCCGGCCCGAAGGGGAACCGCGAGGTGTTCCTTCACCTCCGGTGGCGAGGCTGA
- the dxs gene encoding 1-deoxy-D-xylulose-5-phosphate synthase: MTDTPRLAVIQSPADLKKVPRDKLPGVAAELRETIVRNVARTGGHLASSLGVVELTVALHYVFDCPRDRIIWDVGHQAYAHKILTGRRDAFPTLRTFGGISGFPRISESPCDAFGTGHSGTSISAALGMAVARDLRKGTNRVVAVIGDGSLSSGLALEGLNQAGHQKRDLIVILNDNEWSISQNVGALSGYLNRMMTGKLYTSFRKRVEAILKSMPHGAFLARIAKKSEELTKGFIVPGLLFEELGYTYIGPIPGHDLDALIRTLQNLENIEGPVLVHVVTSKGKGYAPAEANPEYFHGVGAFDPETGKGVGKGSTPSYTDVFSDAIVGLARENPKVVAITAAMCGGTGLTKFREAYPDRFFDVGIAEAHAVTFAAGLAREGKIPVVAIYSTFLQRAFDQIIHDVCLQKLPVVFAIDRGGLVGADGATHQGLFDLSFLRQIPEMSLMAPRDEAELVRMLRTAVGAGRPVAIRYPRGSGTGAAIPSGPETVPWGKGELLEEGKDVLLVGIGSTVSTCLHAAQELRKQGVSAAVVDARFVKPLDADLLLPLVHRIGRVVTVEENILEGGFGSAVMELLEEHGAHPPRFRRIGIRDRFVEHGTPAQLRDQCGLTSEHIVSEAFRICHEGKSLIPSILDSIRSRLEKIV, translated from the coding sequence GTGACGGATACCCCTCGCCTGGCGGTGATCCAGTCGCCGGCGGATCTGAAGAAGGTACCTCGCGACAAGCTTCCGGGCGTCGCCGCGGAACTTCGGGAGACGATCGTCCGCAACGTCGCGCGCACGGGGGGGCACCTCGCCTCGAGCCTCGGCGTCGTGGAACTCACGGTCGCCCTCCACTACGTGTTCGACTGCCCCCGGGACCGCATCATCTGGGATGTCGGGCACCAGGCCTATGCCCACAAGATCCTCACGGGGAGGCGGGACGCATTCCCGACGCTGCGGACCTTCGGGGGAATCTCGGGATTTCCTCGAATCTCCGAAAGCCCCTGCGACGCGTTCGGCACCGGGCATTCCGGCACGTCGATCTCCGCGGCCCTCGGGATGGCGGTTGCGCGGGACCTTCGGAAGGGAACGAACCGGGTCGTCGCCGTCATCGGGGACGGCTCCCTCTCCTCCGGTCTCGCCCTCGAAGGGCTGAACCAGGCGGGCCACCAGAAGCGCGATCTCATCGTCATCCTCAACGACAACGAGTGGTCGATCTCCCAGAACGTCGGCGCCCTTTCCGGATACCTTAACCGGATGATGACCGGGAAACTGTACACCTCCTTCCGGAAACGGGTCGAGGCGATCCTGAAATCGATGCCCCACGGGGCGTTTCTGGCGCGGATCGCGAAGAAGTCCGAGGAGCTGACGAAGGGGTTCATCGTCCCGGGTCTCCTGTTCGAGGAACTCGGCTACACCTACATCGGCCCGATCCCGGGGCACGACCTCGATGCCCTCATCAGGACCCTCCAGAACCTTGAGAACATCGAGGGCCCCGTGCTTGTTCACGTGGTGACGTCCAAGGGAAAGGGGTATGCGCCGGCGGAGGCGAACCCGGAATATTTCCATGGGGTGGGCGCCTTCGACCCGGAGACCGGGAAGGGGGTCGGGAAGGGGTCGACGCCGTCCTACACGGATGTCTTCTCCGACGCGATCGTCGGGCTGGCGAGGGAGAATCCGAAGGTGGTCGCCATCACCGCGGCGATGTGCGGCGGGACGGGACTTACGAAATTCCGCGAGGCGTATCCTGACCGGTTCTTCGATGTAGGGATAGCGGAAGCCCATGCGGTGACTTTCGCCGCGGGCCTTGCCCGCGAGGGGAAGATCCCCGTGGTGGCGATCTACTCGACCTTCCTGCAGCGCGCCTTCGACCAGATCATCCACGACGTCTGCCTGCAGAAGCTCCCCGTTGTGTTCGCCATCGACCGCGGCGGTCTCGTCGGGGCCGACGGGGCCACGCACCAGGGTCTGTTCGACCTGTCGTTCCTGCGGCAGATTCCCGAAATGTCCCTGATGGCGCCCCGCGACGAGGCGGAGTTGGTCCGGATGCTTCGCACCGCGGTGGGCGCCGGCCGGCCCGTGGCGATCCGCTATCCACGGGGTTCCGGAACCGGTGCGGCGATCCCCTCCGGCCCCGAGACGGTTCCCTGGGGGAAGGGGGAGCTTCTCGAGGAAGGGAAAGACGTGCTCCTCGTGGGAATCGGCTCGACCGTGTCGACGTGCCTGCACGCGGCGCAGGAACTGCGGAAGCAGGGCGTTTCCGCGGCGGTGGTCGACGCCCGGTTCGTAAAGCCGCTCGACGCCGACCTCCTCCTGCCGCTGGTCCACCGGATCGGGCGGGTCGTCACCGTGGAGGAGAACATCCTGGAAGGGGGGTTCGGCAGCGCGGTGATGGAGCTTCTCGAGGAGCACGGCGCGCATCCCCCACGGTTTCGACGGATCGGCATCCGCGACCGGTTCGTCGAGCACGGCACCCCCGCGCAGCTTCGGGACCAGTGCGGCTTGACGTCCGAGCACATCGTTTCCGAAGCGTTTCGGATCTGCCACGAAGGGAAGTCCCTGATCCCCTCGATCCTCGACAGCATCCGGTCCCGCCTCGAGAAGATTGTCTGA
- a CDS encoding farnesyl diphosphate synthase, whose protein sequence is MTAADTITRLRGLVEASLAGTLSSESSRIPSPLREAMEYSLMAGGKRVRPVLLLSAGLAVGGGEDDLLPFACAVEYIHTYSLIHDDLPAMDDDDFRRGKPTSHKVFGEGTAILAGDALLTDAFRVMAQSHLAQSNPGRAVRAIAELAQAAGGGGMVGGQQMDLSATPGSSTAAEVDEIELRKTAALLASCARMGGILGGGSPAQVDALGEYGTRLGLLFQVTDDILDETGTFEEMGKGIAKDRARGKWTYPVAHGMPAAIERASELERSALAAVSTFGTEADPLRELVRMVRNRRK, encoded by the coding sequence GTGACGGCGGCCGACACGATCACCCGCCTGCGCGGGCTGGTCGAGGCGAGCCTGGCGGGAACCCTCTCTTCCGAATCGTCCCGGATTCCGTCCCCCCTCCGGGAGGCGATGGAGTACTCCCTGATGGCGGGGGGGAAGCGCGTGCGGCCTGTGTTGCTCCTGTCCGCCGGTCTGGCGGTTGGAGGAGGGGAAGACGATCTGCTCCCGTTCGCCTGCGCGGTCGAGTACATTCACACGTACTCTCTGATCCACGACGACCTGCCAGCGATGGACGACGACGATTTCCGGAGGGGAAAGCCGACCTCCCACAAGGTGTTCGGCGAAGGTACCGCGATCCTGGCCGGCGACGCGTTGCTGACGGACGCGTTCCGGGTGATGGCGCAATCCCACCTGGCGCAGTCCAATCCTGGAAGGGCGGTTCGGGCGATCGCCGAACTCGCGCAGGCTGCCGGCGGGGGCGGGATGGTGGGCGGCCAGCAGATGGACCTGTCCGCCACGCCAGGGAGCTCCACGGCGGCCGAGGTCGACGAGATCGAGTTGCGGAAGACCGCGGCGCTTCTTGCCTCCTGTGCCCGGATGGGGGGGATCCTCGGCGGCGGTTCCCCGGCGCAGGTCGACGCGCTCGGGGAGTACGGCACGCGGCTGGGCCTCCTTTTCCAGGTCACCGACGATATTCTCGACGAGACGGGGACCTTCGAGGAAATGGGGAAAGGGATCGCCAAGGATCGGGCACGGGGGAAGTGGACCTACCCCGTGGCCCACGGAATGCCGGCCGCCATCGAAAGGGCCTCGGAGCTCGAACGGTCGGCCCTCGCCGCGGTTTCCACGTTCGGGACGGAAGCCGATCCGCTGAGGGAGCTCGTCCGCATGGTTCGAAACAGGAGGAAGTGA
- the xseB gene encoding exodeoxyribonuclease VII small subunit, which yields MAGKGKEPSFEEALKGLEAVVERLESGEPPLEESIRLFEEGMRLSETCRKRLDEADRKIELLLRKPGGVSRETAEENDILGKEE from the coding sequence ATGGCGGGTAAAGGGAAGGAGCCTTCCTTCGAGGAGGCGTTGAAGGGACTCGAAGCCGTCGTGGAACGGCTTGAGTCGGGGGAGCCTCCCCTCGAGGAGTCGATCCGCCTGTTCGAGGAGGGGATGCGCCTCTCCGAGACGTGCAGAAAACGCCTCGACGAGGCGGACCGGAAGATCGAGCTCCTTCTGCGGAAGCCCGGGGGCGTCTCCCGGGAGACCGCGGAAGAGAACGATATCTTAGGGAAGGAAGAGTGA
- a CDS encoding M23 family metallopeptidase: MIIGGSAFAGPGGTLSIAVSTSTPALGDPVVVEVAANESVDNLVLRWKGADWQMRETAPGRYEGLIGVDLGDPEGPAVVAAEGFLDGARCHAEAELMISPRTFPMQELTLPKGMAEFDDATLRRIKTEEAELFRRFSRVTPPRWRTPFLAPVKEYRPVNFGARRVINGDPRNPHSGVDIRLPEGTPVRAIADGQVAFAGEQFFGGRSVVIDHGGGVFSIYYHLKEYSVAEGQEISRGDRIGSVGATGRATGPHLHFGVRVPGGRVDPTRLLALPGR, from the coding sequence TTGATCATCGGTGGGTCCGCGTTCGCCGGGCCGGGCGGGACGTTGTCGATTGCGGTTTCCACCAGTACCCCGGCGTTGGGCGATCCCGTGGTCGTCGAGGTTGCGGCGAACGAATCGGTCGACAACCTGGTCCTTCGGTGGAAGGGCGCGGACTGGCAGATGCGGGAGACGGCCCCGGGGCGGTACGAAGGATTGATCGGCGTCGATCTCGGCGATCCGGAAGGACCGGCCGTTGTGGCCGCGGAAGGGTTCCTCGACGGGGCGCGATGTCACGCGGAGGCCGAGTTGATGATCTCCCCGCGGACGTTCCCCATGCAGGAACTGACCCTTCCGAAGGGGATGGCGGAATTCGACGATGCGACGCTGCGCCGGATCAAGACGGAAGAGGCGGAGCTTTTCCGTAGGTTTTCCCGTGTGACCCCCCCGCGATGGCGGACTCCGTTCCTTGCGCCGGTGAAGGAGTATCGCCCCGTAAACTTCGGCGCGCGCAGGGTGATCAACGGAGATCCCCGGAATCCGCACTCCGGCGTGGACATCCGCCTCCCCGAGGGGACGCCGGTTCGGGCGATCGCGGACGGTCAGGTCGCCTTCGCCGGCGAGCAGTTCTTCGGGGGACGATCGGTGGTGATCGACCACGGTGGCGGGGTTTTCAGCATCTACTATCACCTGAAGGAGTACTCCGTCGCGGAGGGGCAGGAAATCTCCCGGGGGGATCGGATCGGCTCGGTCGGCGCCACGGGGCGGGCGACCGGTCCGCATCTGCATTTCGGCGTGCGGGTTCCGGGCGGGCGTGTCGATCCCACGCGCCTATTGGCCCTTCCGGGCCGGTGA
- the xseA gene encoding exodeoxyribonuclease VII large subunit: protein MEPDLFAASFSGDVLSVTELTGKIKRLLESSFRSVRVEGEVSNYKRYEASGHRYFSLKDEGAQIRVVLFRGNERNIYGEIRDGQTVIVTGSLGVFEKKGEYQIYARSAEVRGVGNLLLELERRKRRLAEEGLFDAARKRPLPVFPRRLGIVTSLHGAVLRDMVRVARSRFPGVAIVLAPSLVQGEGAAAEIAAALDALYASGDVDVVLVGRGGGSIEDLWAFNEEAVVRAIVRSPVPVISAVGHETDFTLADLAADHRAPTPTAAAQMAVPDRVELLDRVAALSLRGRRADARSRETARQEWRIAAGKLSDPRPLLQGKRYAVDALSSSLSDCARTAVRDGRETVERLSASVRMHSPATWVSGRRGELAVLLGRARSAADARNRRLRYGLDLLGGKLASLNPTAVLTRGYAIALDRATGKAVRSVSEARAGQALDLRVSDGVFGAIVEKKKT from the coding sequence TTGGAACCGGACCTTTTCGCGGCATCGTTCTCCGGGGACGTTCTTTCCGTCACCGAGTTGACGGGGAAGATCAAGCGGCTCCTCGAGTCGTCCTTCCGGTCCGTACGGGTCGAGGGCGAGGTGTCCAACTACAAGCGATACGAAGCGTCCGGCCACCGGTATTTCTCCCTGAAGGACGAGGGGGCGCAGATCCGCGTTGTTTTGTTCCGCGGGAATGAGCGGAACATCTACGGTGAGATCCGCGACGGACAGACCGTGATCGTAACCGGCTCCCTGGGGGTGTTCGAGAAGAAGGGGGAATACCAGATCTATGCACGGTCCGCCGAGGTGCGGGGCGTCGGGAATCTTCTCCTGGAGCTCGAGCGGAGGAAGCGACGCCTTGCCGAGGAGGGGCTGTTCGATGCGGCGCGCAAGCGCCCGCTTCCCGTGTTTCCGCGGCGGCTCGGGATCGTGACGTCATTGCACGGCGCCGTCCTGCGCGACATGGTTCGTGTGGCGCGCTCCCGCTTTCCGGGGGTGGCGATCGTTCTCGCACCGTCGCTGGTCCAGGGGGAAGGTGCGGCGGCGGAGATCGCGGCGGCGCTCGACGCGCTGTACGCCTCCGGCGACGTGGATGTCGTCCTCGTCGGCCGGGGAGGCGGCTCGATCGAGGACCTGTGGGCGTTCAACGAGGAGGCGGTGGTGCGGGCCATCGTCCGTTCTCCCGTTCCGGTCATCAGCGCGGTCGGGCACGAGACCGATTTCACACTCGCCGATCTTGCCGCGGATCATCGCGCTCCCACCCCGACCGCCGCCGCGCAGATGGCCGTCCCCGACCGTGTCGAGCTCCTCGACCGGGTCGCGGCCCTCTCCCTGCGGGGACGCCGGGCGGATGCCCGTTCGCGGGAAACGGCCCGTCAGGAGTGGCGGATCGCCGCGGGGAAACTGTCGGACCCGCGCCCCCTCCTTCAGGGGAAGCGGTACGCCGTCGACGCCCTGTCCTCCTCGCTCTCGGATTGCGCACGCACCGCGGTCCGGGACGGCCGGGAAACCGTCGAGCGTCTCTCCGCCTCGGTGCGGATGCACTCCCCGGCGACGTGGGTTTCCGGAAGGCGCGGGGAGCTCGCGGTCCTTCTCGGCCGCGCACGCTCCGCCGCCGACGCGCGAAACCGCCGCCTCCGATACGGCCTCGATCTTCTCGGCGGCAAGCTGGCGTCCCTCAATCCGACCGCCGTGCTCACGCGGGGCTACGCGATCGCGCTCGACCGCGCCACCGGGAAGGCGGTCCGCTCGGTATCGGAAGCACGGGCAGGACAGGCTCTCGACCTCCGGGTCTCCGACGGTGTGTTCGGGGCGATCGTGGAAAAGAAGAAAACGTGA
- a CDS encoding divergent polysaccharide deacetylase family protein yields MRWGWAALVAGAFLAGLLLVGVALIRAPETERQVGDNLVNPPAAVPSSAVPSDNGAAGPAPGAPAPRLAIIVDDLGYDPVQDAEWLDFPERITVSVLPHGPSSKSFAASAHTHGFGVILHVPMEPEGAVTDRTEPYLLRRGMTQEEMTDRFARMAADVPQANGASNHMGSAFTSDLAAMTTFARVLKRKGFFFVDSVTSAGTVGVMAMEQEGVPATRRDVILDDDNRPEEMRRQWDSAIALAKERGGAILLCHSRRETRTTLLELIPQLRREGIRPVTVEELLVARRPG; encoded by the coding sequence ATGCGGTGGGGATGGGCAGCCCTGGTTGCCGGGGCGTTCCTCGCCGGCCTGCTGCTGGTGGGCGTCGCGCTGATCCGGGCGCCCGAGACGGAACGGCAGGTGGGGGATAACCTGGTGAACCCCCCCGCCGCGGTCCCGTCGTCCGCCGTGCCGTCGGACAACGGGGCGGCAGGACCGGCTCCGGGTGCTCCGGCCCCCCGGCTGGCGATCATCGTCGACGACCTCGGGTACGATCCGGTGCAGGACGCCGAGTGGCTCGACTTCCCCGAGCGGATCACAGTATCCGTATTGCCGCACGGCCCCTCCTCGAAATCGTTCGCCGCTTCCGCCCATACCCACGGCTTCGGCGTGATCCTCCATGTCCCGATGGAGCCGGAAGGCGCCGTCACCGACCGGACGGAGCCGTACCTCCTTCGCCGGGGGATGACGCAGGAGGAGATGACGGACCGGTTCGCCCGGATGGCGGCGGATGTTCCCCAGGCGAATGGGGCGAGCAACCACATGGGGTCGGCGTTCACCTCCGACCTCGCCGCGATGACCACCTTCGCCCGGGTGCTCAAGCGAAAGGGGTTTTTCTTCGTCGACAGCGTGACCTCTGCGGGCACCGTCGGGGTCATGGCCATGGAGCAGGAAGGGGTCCCGGCGACGCGGCGCGACGTGATCCTCGACGACGACAACCGGCCCGAGGAGATGAGGCGCCAGTGGGACTCCGCCATCGCACTGGCGAAGGAGCGGGGCGGAGCGATTCTCCTGTGCCACTCCCGACGCGAGACGCGCACGACACTGCTCGAACTGATTCCTCAGTTGCGCCGGGAAGGGATCCGCCCCGTGACCGTCGAAGAGCTGCTCGTGGCGCGCCGGCCCGGGTAA
- a CDS encoding S41 family peptidase, with the protein MEPTGAAPRRTAGRKWLGTVLIVAVFVGGFVVGDLTTSRHAAQANVAYSKLKLFGDVLSIIQSSYVEEVNIDNLVRGAVNGMVQTLDPHSSYLTPDMLKQVEVETKGAFGGLGIEIGVKDGLLTVIAPIEDTPAARAGLQAGDKIIKIENESTKNMNVMDAVKRLRGEPGSKVTITVARESLPEPKAYTLTRDIIKIKSVKSKSMGDGIGYIRLTQFQQDSHQEVDRALQGFLKEKGGMKGLVLDLRNNPGGLLDQAVRIADEFIESGLIVYTDGRVEAQKMKYVAHKEGTYTGFPIVVLVNAGSASASEIVAGALQDHGRAIIIGQRTFGKASVQTILPLEDGSALRLTTARYYTPNGRSIQAKGIEPDIVVSDGREPPDGHAAMLREKDIERHLKGEGEEPPTPVVVPKPGKKEDRNGGKKETPTEPEVRKEDAKDPQLDRAVELLKGWEIFKSRFIDRKKAS; encoded by the coding sequence ATGGAACCGACAGGAGCCGCACCCCGCAGGACGGCGGGGAGGAAGTGGCTGGGAACCGTCCTGATCGTCGCGGTGTTCGTCGGAGGGTTCGTGGTGGGCGATCTCACCACATCCCGGCATGCAGCGCAGGCGAACGTCGCTTACAGCAAACTGAAACTTTTCGGCGACGTCCTCTCGATCATCCAGAGCAGCTACGTCGAGGAGGTGAACATCGACAACCTCGTCCGGGGGGCTGTCAACGGGATGGTCCAGACCCTCGATCCGCACAGCTCCTACCTGACGCCGGACATGCTGAAGCAGGTCGAAGTGGAGACGAAGGGGGCGTTCGGGGGCTTGGGGATCGAGATCGGCGTGAAGGATGGCCTCCTCACGGTGATCGCCCCCATCGAGGACACCCCGGCCGCTCGGGCGGGCCTGCAGGCCGGCGACAAGATCATCAAGATCGAGAACGAATCGACCAAGAACATGAACGTGATGGACGCGGTGAAGCGGCTCCGGGGAGAGCCGGGGAGCAAGGTGACGATCACGGTGGCGAGGGAATCGCTGCCCGAGCCGAAGGCCTACACCCTCACCCGCGACATCATCAAGATCAAGAGCGTCAAGTCCAAATCGATGGGGGACGGGATCGGCTACATCCGCCTGACGCAGTTCCAGCAGGACTCTCACCAGGAGGTTGACCGCGCCCTTCAGGGGTTCCTGAAGGAGAAGGGAGGGATGAAAGGGCTCGTCCTTGACCTGAGGAACAACCCCGGGGGACTGCTCGATCAGGCGGTCCGGATCGCGGACGAGTTCATCGAATCGGGGCTCATCGTCTACACCGACGGCCGGGTCGAGGCCCAGAAGATGAAGTATGTGGCCCACAAGGAGGGGACGTACACCGGTTTCCCGATCGTCGTGCTGGTGAACGCCGGGTCCGCCTCCGCCTCCGAGATCGTCGCCGGCGCGCTGCAGGATCATGGCCGGGCGATCATCATCGGCCAGCGCACTTTCGGCAAGGCGTCGGTACAGACGATTCTTCCGCTGGAGGACGGCTCCGCGCTCCGGTTGACGACGGCGCGGTACTACACCCCCAACGGGCGGTCGATCCAGGCGAAGGGGATCGAGCCCGACATCGTCGTCTCGGACGGCAGGGAGCCGCCCGACGGGCACGCGGCGATGCTCCGGGAGAAGGACATCGAGCGGCACCTTAAGGGGGAAGGCGAGGAACCCCCGACGCCGGTCGTCGTTCCGAAGCCCGGGAAAAAGGAGGACCGGAACGGCGGGAAGAAGGAGACCCCGACCGAGCCGGAGGTCCGTAAAGAGGACGCGAAGGATCCGCAACTGGACCGCGCGGTCGAACTGCTGAAGGGGTGGGAGATCTTCAAGTCCCGGTTCATCGACCGGAAGAAGGCGTCCTGA
- a CDS encoding murein hydrolase activator EnvC family protein, with the protein MEGGPLRPEMTRGTRRILFALVAAVSLGILFPATAPAARDVAGELRKERSRLLEMKEREEKTVKELTESLRKERLSKGRVGELQERLKRQRSLLSRIDRKISTLNERLERAEKAVRDLEAAHGQARTDLQRAEVAAFTGQRAGAGDPWYPSTRERERYFMRIYLEADAEGVARLTRDRERKEEELTGLERQVAVTERKMAREKKVGDTLLSRREEERRRLADIEREKKRKEKELKSLRAKIARMESVVSRVERQVKERERRARKGATGGSMARESPEAPRRFASLSGGLSAPLSGKVVTRFGRQHDTTFDVTIENRGVEIEAPSGASVKSIGKGEVAFAGAVSGFGNVLIVQHGGGLFSVYGRLETFLVKQGETVKKGTVVGNLPGSPTGKSVLYLELRAGGTAIDPSSAIPLER; encoded by the coding sequence ATGGAGGGCGGCCCGCTCCGGCCGGAAATGACCCGGGGAACCCGCCGGATCCTCTTTGCCCTCGTCGCCGCGGTGTCGCTCGGGATCCTTTTCCCGGCGACGGCGCCGGCCGCGCGGGATGTCGCGGGCGAACTTCGCAAGGAAAGAAGCCGTCTCCTCGAGATGAAGGAGCGGGAGGAGAAGACGGTCAAGGAGCTGACCGAGTCGCTCCGGAAGGAGAGGCTTTCGAAGGGACGCGTCGGCGAGCTGCAGGAGCGGTTGAAGCGCCAGAGAAGTCTGCTCTCCCGCATCGACCGGAAGATCTCGACCTTGAACGAGCGGCTGGAGCGGGCGGAGAAGGCGGTACGGGATCTCGAGGCGGCGCACGGGCAGGCCAGGACCGACCTTCAGCGGGCGGAGGTCGCCGCCTTCACCGGGCAAAGGGCCGGAGCGGGGGATCCCTGGTACCCGTCCACGCGGGAACGGGAAAGGTACTTCATGCGCATCTACCTCGAGGCGGACGCGGAGGGCGTTGCCCGGCTCACCCGGGACAGGGAACGGAAGGAGGAGGAGCTCACGGGGCTCGAGCGGCAGGTCGCCGTCACCGAAAGGAAGATGGCCAGGGAGAAGAAGGTCGGCGATACGCTCCTTTCCCGGCGGGAGGAGGAGCGGCGGCGCCTCGCCGACATCGAGCGGGAGAAGAAGCGCAAGGAGAAAGAGTTGAAATCCCTTCGCGCGAAGATCGCCCGCATGGAGTCCGTCGTCTCCCGGGTCGAGCGGCAAGTGAAGGAGAGGGAACGTCGCGCGCGGAAGGGAGCAACGGGGGGATCGATGGCCAGGGAGTCCCCGGAGGCCCCTCGACGGTTCGCCTCGCTTTCGGGAGGGCTTTCGGCGCCGCTGTCGGGGAAGGTCGTTACCCGCTTCGGACGTCAGCACGACACGACCTTCGACGTGACGATCGAAAACCGCGGTGTGGAGATCGAGGCTCCTTCGGGGGCGTCCGTGAAGTCGATCGGGAAGGGGGAGGTGGCGTTCGCGGGGGCCGTCTCCGGATTCGGGAATGTACTGATCGTGCAGCACGGCGGGGGACTCTTTTCCGTGTATGGACGTCTGGAAACGTTCCTCGTGAAGCAGGGCGAGACGGTAAAAAAAGGGACCGTGGTGGGGAACCTGCCGGGATCGCCGACCGGGAAATCAGTGCTATACTTGGAACTGCGGGCGGGAGGCACCGCCATCGATCCGTCCTCCGCCATTCCACTCGAGCGATAA